TTTGATGGCATTGTAAAGCTGTTTCAGCACCTCTCTGGGGAAGTTATCGCCGTCGTTCAGTTCCGAGAGGTTCTCGATAAATTCGTTACACGACATCTTTCTACCGATATTCTGTCCGTGTAGGTCGGTATTGAGCAGCATTATGGCGCAGGTTAAGGTATGAACAGCGtctgaaataaacgaaacgacccaataaataaatataaagcaTCGGCGTGTACAAGGATGCAATAGAAGTGAATGTTTACCCTGAGAATTAAATGCACCCGGATTACAATCGAGAAATCTCTTGGAGAAATGTACAAGAaccctctctctttcctgGGTCTCCCCAGTCAAAGAGAACTGGGCAAGGAACTTTCTGAGAGCCACGTCCAGCGTGTCCCGTTCGAAGCTGAAGTATCTCAAGTATTCTTCGGCTACCGCTCTACTAAAGTCGTTGCTGCAATGCCCAAACGAGACAACATCTTATAACAGTTTCAAACATGAATTCGCTGGGTAAACCTTGGTATTCCGCTCAAACATGCTTGAACCTTCTGGGAATATTTGTTAAACTGATATTATTTAGActacaaattgaaataaaaaacgagTCAGTTGATTATTGGTAGGTGATGCTTTAAAATCATTCTTCGAGAAATGAATTAGATTTCGTTTGTTGTGAACTGCGCTGAGAAGTTGCAAAATAGAGTTAGGCGTTTTACAATCTTTTTGGAAGTACATTCTCGGCTTACATTTATCGAAAAGCTCTGataaattttactataataaGTATTTTACATCGTAAGATATGTATGCGAAGATATGACGCGAATCAAATGATACATCTACAATGAAATAgttagaaaatgaaaacagCAATGAGcactcaatttttattataatcggATATCCTAATATTTATGTTCTATTATCTTCTTCaggaaataattgaatatattgTTCTCtggtttgaaaatttggatCGATAAAGGAATAACAAACCTAGAGCCGGCCGAAATTATTCTGAAAAATCTCATAAAAATTTCAGGTCGTTTCTTTAGTCCGTAAAGTGTGTACGTACTTTTTGCTAAGGTGTCTAGAGACGTCAGACTTTTTGAAGCCGTCCAAGGAGTATAGCCTCTTGGCCAATCGAACTGCCGATGGTAGGTCCACGGCTTTCGGACTGTAATGGAAGCTGTGCAAACTTTCGATGTCGCTCTCTTCGTCCGCAGACTGCGGCGGTGATGCACCTCCGTGCTTGTCCTCGTAGTTACCGATGTTCAGAGCTTCGTTCTCGTCCTCGCTCTCCTTCAGCTCCTACAGAGAGGAAATATAAGATGAAAgagataaagaagaaaatgggCACGTAAAGTAACACCCATCTTGCGGTCGCGTTCTGACATCGATACGACTCTAACAGGGATGACGACCACTTCCAGGAAATATATTGTACGCGAGCAGAAACATCGAAGTAAgcgtgtaattttataaatttatttacgttACATCAGAGAAATCTCGCGCTATGTCGCGAAGGAGAATTCCAAGGATCTTTCTCTTCGCTACTGTTTTAGATTTTGCGATTTTACGAACTTCGTACAAGTCGACATATTTATAACACTGTTTTCTTCTTACGAATCAATACGATAAGTAGTAAAGTTGCATGCTTTAAGAAAGAGTATAGATAGACGTGAGTAATAGACACATTGATAGACATTTCGCAATGACGATTGACAAAGGGAAAAGGACTTGCGCTTGTCTCTTATCGAAGATCTTCTCTCGCAAGCTTCACCTCTCGAATCGATATTCCCGAGAACCGTAAAGATTGTAAAACCGAAGAAACGAATGTCGTACCTGATACCCGACGAACTCAGGCGTGGTATTGCCAGTCGGCCGTTGCACGGTGTTCTGCGCGGTGGACGTGGGCACGAGTTCCGGATTGCTGAGATTGCCCCGTCGCCTATTCTGCCTGGGACTGGTGTTCCTCGCCGCGGTGGCGTCCTTGTCCGGCCCCTTCACCTGTATCACTATCCTATGCTCGGTATTCTCCTGCGCCGGTGTATATGCGTTCGACGCCGGTGGTACAGAAGCAGTCGCCGCTGCCGCCTTCAACCTCCTCTGCGGTGGCTCGCTGGCGAGTATCGTCGAGTCACTGTCACTCGGATCACTGACCATCATGATATCGCGTGCACTGAGTATGTCCATAGTTTCCTCGTCGTTGTAGTCGGGACTGGACATGTTGCTGATAGCCTCGGACTGGCTGAGATCACCGTTGGTGGGATGAAGGCCGGAGGCCGAGGAGGTGGTCCCGTCGCCGGAGGGGCCCAGGGCTGAGGCGCTGGTGCCCGTGGGTACCGGCGGTGGGAACCTACGGGATCCAGAATTGGAGGACATGACGGAGGACGAGACCGAGGTAGGGGAGGTTGGCGATAAGGATCTTTGGGGACTAGTTCCCTCCGTCGAGGAGCTACTCGACGAAGATTGCGAGGAGCTGCCGTTCTGACAGCAGGAGGTGCGCTCCGAGGCGGACGGCGAGCTAACTGGCGCGTTGTACGTCCAGACGATTCGATCGCTGGACAGACCCTGGCCGCTGTCAGGTCGAGTGTCCAACAGGGTGTTCAAGCTGGACGTGACGTCGTCGTCAATGTCAATGTCCACCGCGCTCATTGACGGATCCTTTTGGAATTGCAAGTGGTCCTCGGAGCGCGAGGTGCGAACGAAGCCGCTCGAATAACCGAAACTCGCGGCATTTTGTTTGCTAGTATCGCTCTGGCCTGGACACTGGCCGCTCTCACGTTTGCTGATCCCGACCGGTGAGGTGCTGGCCGAATTCGAACCGGTACACTTGTAAGCACGGTGATGGCCCAGCATCTCGTTAGGACTGGTCGGTACCGAGTTATGATGGTGGTGATTGTGGTGATTATGGTGATGGTGGGTATGATGATTGTTGTACCTCAGCGAGTCGACCTTCTTCTGGTGCTTCGGGAGCAGGCCGCTGCTCTGCTGCGTGCGCGACAGGTTCAGCATTAGATCGCCGGTCATCATGTACGCTTCGAACCTGCATTCATCGCGTTATTCGTTAGTTATCTTAAGCTTGTATATCGGTGGAGTTTGATCTAGCTTTTGTCTGATGATACGATTGATTCTACTGGAAAAAGGAAATCGATAAGACGGAGAAGCGACACAGGTGACCAAGTTTTCGATCATGAGTTCCTTCTGTCTGGTGACACGAGTAATCGAGTTGAGAAGGAAAATTGACGAGCAAGATGATCTGTACAAACGACAAAATCTATCATTCAATGATTCGTTCTTCGTTTTCCTTCATAAAAAGCAATCGTTCGTTTCGTATTAATTCCCTTTATTCATTCACGAAAACGGAATAAATTCCATTTGGTGAAAGGTTCGACGCTTCTCCGAGATACATATTACGAATACCATGAAAACATCGtaagagaaaaaggagaaaatgtttaaaaatcgCGTAATACCGTTCAGAAAAAGAATTCCATGAAAGAGGAATTCCCTACCTAGGCGTGTTCTTCTGCCTGGAGAACTTGTCGCCGGAGAGAGGCTCCCATTGGGCACGTTCTTCCTCCTTGAAACTATCCACTGGCGGTAGTAGCGCCTCTAGTTCAGAGGATCCGGAAGCGTCACTGTAGGATCCGTTGCTTCTCGTCGCATACTGCTTCGCGGCAGTCGGTTCCTGCGGCGAGCCACCCGGAAGTTCCGGTGTTCCTGGCTTTCTTGGTTCCATATCTTCGCCGTTACCCGATGACACCGGCCTGGGGTTATTCGCGAAGGTCATTGCCTCGTGAGGGATTTTGGTCGAATCCGTCTCGTCGCATGCCGGCTGTCCGGGTGACAACAGCCGACGCACGTGAGCTTTTATTGCAGGATCTGAGGAAATTACGTTGCTATCTTATCCGCTGGCTTTGATAATCGCGATTATTCTGTTCAGCGACTGTTCTGAGACGAGAAGATTATTCATCTTCTGATTAAAGATATAGATTTATAGATAAAGATTGGATTTGTCATCGAAGCAataaatttcatcaattttcaGAAAGTTTCAAAACTTTCGTAAGTCGCTGCGGTTTGTCGGTCGAGTTGTGAGTTTCTCGTTCTGTTATGACTTGTCTGTTGGGTTTTTTGGTTTGATGAAAGCGTCGGTGATATCAGGAAGTTGTTTCAGATCAGAATTAAAGGGAAGGATTACATGTTTTGCGTGTTTCATCGATTTAACATAGATATCTAATGGATAAAGATTGTGAAACTATCGTGAGAAGTATGTCGGTGCTTCGAATTTGCTGATGTTTCGACTGAATAATCCCTAGGCGACTTTACATTATCGTAAAAGAATTGTGTTTAAGTTTGCGATTAGAAATTCTTTAATATATCAATTGTCGAATTCTCTATGTTTCATCGAAAGATGCCAGACGTCAGggaattaattaagaaatcgCCACAACTACTATTACACAGAACAGAGAAGCTGTTTCTCTTTATCCACAAAAATTTCTCATCAATCAGAGGACCTCGATCAATAACAAACTTTTCACAACTGAAACAATATTCCAAATCTTCCAACGCGTATTCCAACTTTCTCATTTTCAAATCTCAAACGAAAAAAACTGAGAAGTGATACGCGTAGTAGTGAAAGAAGTTGGTCAAAGGGTGAAAAAGTTGCCATAACCACTGCTATACGAAGCGGAGGAGCTTCTCTTCATCCGGAGAAATTTATCGTCGACGCGTGGAACGTTTCAAAGCGTCCGCGGGCAACGCGTCCCCCGGTCGACGCCAAAGAAAACTCAGCGAGCGTCGCGTCGACGGGCCATCCGGCTGGAAACACGCCGGAGCAACTTCGATTCCCGCGGGGGCGGCTTGGTCTGGAGCGCGATTTACGAGCGGCAGAACTCGCCCTTAAATAATGCAGCTATACGCCTACGTCTCGTCGCCGTTGTTCGACGACAACGTCGGCGACGGCACCGCTGGCTGATGTCGTTTCGCGTTTACTTTGTTTCGCAACGAAAACGAGCGTTCACCAGAGCGAGTTTATGATCCGCCGCCGAGAAGCGCAATATCCAAGCTGCGGAGAGTCTGTCTGCCTCGAGGGCCTGCGTTTCCTTCCAGAGGACTTTAATGGATGTTTCTAGGGTAGGTTGTTTGTTAACTTGAcgtttcgtcgctggaaaaaGGGGTTGTTAGCCTGTTTTTGGGGGTACAAGTGGATTAAACGGGAAATGGAGGAGGAACGGAAACGGAGATCGAGGTCGTTTGGGTTTTCGAACTGTTGGAGTTTCTGTTGTTATTAGGCAATGTACAGTGGCTCGCAAAAGAATTCGTACACTTAGCACAGATCATCTTTACGTATGTATAGTATGCGTTTTATACCTCCATTaacatataatagaatataatgtaattcaGATATTTTGTTAGAGATATAATAAGACACGACGACTGCCGAAATTACATTGGCGGAATTTGAATCCAATctggaaatatatatacaagttgaaagatatttttttattgtgtaCTTATATTCggtaaaaaattagtatacgaTATGAATAGTCGCGTCAAGCATATAATAAGCGTGCAAAATGCGGCACTGAATACTCGAAATGTTCCATACGATACacgtaaaagataaaagaagacAAGTGTACGAATAGACGTACGAATTTCCACTGTACATAGTTGGATAAACAGAATGTTCACGCAAAGTACGAGAAATATAGGAGAACGTTATGATAAATCGTGTTTTGCGATTCTTAGACTTCTTCCTATTGGTTTTGCAATTGAAAATATGCTTTCACTGCGTTACTTATGTTCTCAGATCTCCATGAAGTTTCGTAGATTTGTCATCGctttttcaaagttttataAATCAGTTTGTTCCATTTGTCAACTTTCTTTTCCCTCTGTAACCACCAAGTAATAACGAAATCGGAAAGTCGACAAAAATgcaattatcatatttttctcgtGTGATTTTCGTacgtaaaatatgaaagacaTAATACGCGAATAATATGCACGCACAAGTAAATCAACGTTCGTCACGCGTATAAATAAAAGCAGACGAGATATCCCGTTTAAAGACAAAACAAACTCCATTACCAATTTTcgctaaaaataattatttttataaaaatcctcGTTCTATTAACGAACCGACAATCCGCTAAAAATACACCGGTCGTAAAATTTCCTTAAAATTGCCAACAAACTTCCCGCAATGCCCAACAACGTGGATAGCTACTATTTTCCTCGTTGGAGGCGAGTTTTCCGTGCATCGTCTTCCCGCAGACCGTGACTAATCAATGAGTCGCTCTGATAGAAAATCGTTTGTTATCCGAACGCGTCGTTTGATCGTTGGCTCGTGCGCTTAATTACCTGCCCTCGAcattctctcctttttttcctcgttttttcttccccttcattctcttccttttccctTGTCGCGTGGAACACGCGTGAACGACGAACAGCTGGCGTCGCCTAAGCGTGCAGACACCAGCCTCGGGTAAAAGCGTCATCGAACGTTACAAGGAGTCCGAGGGCAGACGCACGATCGCGTTTTCCTATCGGTTATTATCGCgcaattctattattacgatCAGGTTCAAGAGCGACTATATGCGCGTGCACCGAGTTCTATCATTAGATCGTCGGAGTTCACTCACCAGCTGACGTACAACCGGTCTACGTGTTCTCGGTTCATGGACGTGGTGATCGTCTAAATTTGTGGAGCACGACGTGAAAGGATATATCTCACGATACTATAAATTCACTATCGATTTCGAACAGCAAGCTTTGGAAGACAACAATTTCTAGAAGCGAAATTTGTTACTATTTTAAATGGTATTTAAATTAAGCGATAAATGATACAAGGGAAGAACAAGTTTTGAGAAGAGTCGATTTCTAAGAAGATTTGCTACATAATTTGTTATTAGTTCggatgataattaaattaagcGATAAGTGGCATCAGGAATTtgttgatattttaaatagtaattaAACTGAGCGATAAATGGTACTAtaaatttagtgaaacaaattttaagaaGAGTAATGCTCTTAGGAGGTTtcgtatta
This genomic stretch from Bombus fervidus isolate BK054 chromosome 9, iyBomFerv1, whole genome shotgun sequence harbors:
- the Efa6 gene encoding exchange factor for Arf 6 isoform X5; the encoded protein is MAEELLVTLNRGDSSGFGFSLLGTAGLPHVIYDIVENSPAAKSGKVEAGDVILRVNEVDVNRFSTKEVLKCLRLSSDPVTLKLRRDPAIKAHVRRLLSPGQPACDETDSTKIPHEAMTFANNPRPVSSGNGEDMEPRKPGTPELPGGSPQEPTAAKQYATRSNGSYSDASGSSELEALLPPVDSFKEEERAQWEPLSGDKFSRQKNTPRFEAYMMTGDLMLNLSRTQQSSGLLPKHQKKVDSLRYNNHHTHHHHNHHNHHHHNSVPTSPNEMLGHHRAYKCTGSNSASTSPVGISKRESGQCPGQSDTSKQNAASFGYSSGFVRTSRSEDHLQFQKDPSMSAVDIDIDDDVTSSLNTLLDTRPDSGQGLSSDRIVWTYNAPVSSPSASERTSCCQNGSSSQSSSSSSSTEGTSPQRSLSPTSPTSVSSSVMSSNSGSRRFPPPVPTGTSASALGPSGDGTTSSASGLHPTNGDLSQSEAISNMSSPDYNDEETMDILSARDIMMVSDPSDSDSTILASEPPQRRLKAAAATASVPPASNAYTPAQENTEHRIVIQVKGPDKDATAARNTSPRQNRRRGNLSNPELVPTSTAQNTVQRPTGNTTPEFVGYQELKESEDENEALNIGNYEDKHGGASPPQSADEESDIESLHSFHYSPKAVDLPSAVRLAKRLYSLDGFKKSDVSRHLSKNNDFSRAVAEEYLRYFSFERDTLDVALRKFLAQFSLTGETQERERVLVHFSKRFLDCNPGAFNSQDAVHTLTCAIMLLNTDLHGQNIGRKMSCNEFIENLSELNDGDNFPREVLKQLYNAIKSFPLEWAFGTYWLFRDEEGDETANQAIQQGDGPAISGTGNPFLDVPNVTGATEFKKGYVMRKCCFDSNGKKTPFGKRGWKMYYCTLRELVLYLHKDEHGFRNDSLHNAIRIHHALATKASDYTKKEHVFRLQTADQAEYLFQTSDSKELQSWIDTINFVCASFSCQPLAGAVGSQRKFQRPLLPCSHTKLSPREQLRDHEERVSKLETELEEHRRHPPERGAKALTVQNYKEKDAYLHHELKRYKTYAYLLRSRLAFTEVEPSLVESSIGEVDEGSGALLNSEVALIPPPVPDRPAINRIEPVSS
- the Efa6 gene encoding exchange factor for Arf 6 isoform X7, whose translation is MAEELLVTLNRGDSSGFGFSLLGTAGLPHVIYDIVENSPAAKSGKVEAGDVILRVNEVDVNRFSTKEDPAIKAHVRRLLSPGQPACDETDSTKIPHEAMTFANNPRPVSSGNGEDMEPRKPGTPELPGGSPQEPTAAKQYATRSNGSYSDASGSSELEALLPPVDSFKEEERAQWEPLSGDKFSRQKNTPRFEAYMMTGDLMLNLSRTQQSSGLLPKHQKKVDSLRYNNHHTHHHHNHHNHHHHNSVPTSPNEMLGHHRAYKCTGSNSASTSPVGISKRESGQCPGQSDTSKQNAASFGYSSGFVRTSRSEDHLQFQKDPSMSAVDIDIDDDVTSSLNTLLDTRPDSGQGLSSDRIVWTYNAPVSSPSASERTSCCQNGSSSQSSSSSSSTEGTSPQRSLSPTSPTSVSSSVMSSNSGSRRFPPPVPTGTSASALGPSGDGTTSSASGLHPTNGDLSQSEAISNMSSPDYNDEETMDILSARDIMMVSDPSDSDSTILASEPPQRRLKAAAATASVPPASNAYTPAQENTEHRIVIQVKGPDKDATAARNTSPRQNRRRGNLSNPELVPTSTAQNTVQRPTGNTTPEFVGYQELKESEDENEALNIGNYEDKHGGASPPQSADEESDIESLHSFHYSPKAVDLPSAVRLAKRLYSLDGFKKSDVSRHLSKNNDFSRAVAEEYLRYFSFERDTLDVALRKFLAQFSLTGETQERERVLVHFSKRFLDCNPGAFNSQDAVHTLTCAIMLLNTDLHGQNIGRKMSCNEFIENLSELNDGDNFPREVLKQLYNAIKSFPLEWAFGTYWLFRDEEGDETANQAIQQGDGPAISGTGNPFLDVPNVTGATEFKKGYVMRKCCFDSNGKKTPFGKRGWKMYYCTLRELVLYLHKDEHGFRNDSLHNAIRIHHALATKASDYTKKEHVFRLQTADQAEYLFQTSDSKELQSWIDTINFVCASFSCQPLAGAVGSQRKFQRPLLPCSHTKLSPREQLRDHEERVSKLETELEEHRRHPPERGAKALTVQNYKEKDAYLHHELKRYKTYAYLLRSRLAFTEVEPSLVESSIGEVDEGSGALLNSEVALIPPPVPDRPAINRYSYRAAIYNRNLLNGQDYGGDIG
- the Efa6 gene encoding exchange factor for Arf 6 isoform X2 — translated: MAEELLVTLNRGDSSGFGFSLLGTAGLPHVIYDIVENSPAAKSGKVEAGDVILRVNEVDVNRFSTKEVLKCLRLSSDPVTLKLRRDPAIKAHVRRLLSPGQPACDETDSTKIPHEAMTFANNPRPVSSGNGEDMEPRKPGTPELPGGSPQEPTAAKQYATRSNGSYSDASGSSELEALLPPVDSFKEEERAQWEPLSGDKFSRQKNTPRFEAYMMTGDLMLNLSRTQQSSGLLPKHQKKVDSLRYNNHHTHHHHNHHNHHHHNSVPTSPNEMLGHHRAYKCTGSNSASTSPVGISKRESGQCPGQSDTSKQNAASFGYSSGFVRTSRSEDHLQFQKDPSMSAVDIDIDDDVTSSLNTLLDTRPDSGQGLSSDRIVWTYNAPVSSPSASERTSCCQNGSSSQSSSSSSSTEGTSPQRSLSPTSPTSVSSSVMSSNSGSRRFPPPVPTGTSASALGPSGDGTTSSASGLHPTNGDLSQSEAISNMSSPDYNDEETMDILSARDIMMVSDPSDSDSTILASEPPQRRLKAAAATASVPPASNAYTPAQENTEHRIVIQVKGPDKDATAARNTSPRQNRRRGNLSNPELVPTSTAQNTVQRPTGNTTPEFVGYQELKESEDENEALNIGNYEDKHGGASPPQSADEESDIESLHSFHYSPKAVDLPSAVRLAKRLYSLDGFKKSDVSRHLSKNNDFSRAVAEEYLRYFSFERDTLDVALRKFLAQFSLTGETQERERVLVHFSKRFLDCNPGAFNSQDAVHTLTCAIMLLNTDLHGQNIGRKMSCNEFIENLSELNDGDNFPREVLKQLYNAIKSFPLEWALDEEGDETANQAIQQGDGPAISGTGNPFLDVPNVTGATEFKKGYVMRKCCFDSNGKKTPFGKRGWKMYYCTLRELVLYLHKDEHGFRNDSLHNAIRIHHALATKASDYTKKEHVFRLQTADQAEYLFQTSDSKELQSWIDTINFVCASFSCQPLAGAVGSQRKFQRPLLPCSHTKLSPREQLRDHEERVSKLETELEEHRRHPPERGAKALTVQNYKEKDAYLHHELKRYKTYAYLLRSRLAFTEVEPSLVESSIGEVDEGSGALLNSEVALIPPPVPDRPAINRYSYRAAIYNRNLLNGQDYGGDIG
- the Efa6 gene encoding exchange factor for Arf 6 isoform X6, which translates into the protein MAEELLVTLNRGDSSGFGFSLLGTAGLPHVIYDIVENSPAAKSGKVEAGDVILRVNEVDVNRFSTKEVLKCLRLSSDPVTLKLRRDPAIKAHVRRLLSPGQPACDETDSTKIPHEAMTFANNPRPVSSGNGEDMEPRKPGTPELPGGSPQEPTAAKQYATRSNGSYSDASGSSELEALLPPVDSFKEEERAQWEPLSGDKFSRQKNTPRFEAYMMTGDLMLNLSRTQQSSGLLPKHQKKVDSLRYNNHHTHHHHNHHNHHHHNSVPTSPNEMLGHHRAYKCTGSNSASTSPVGISKRESGQCPGQSDTSKQNAASFGYSSGFVRTSRSEDHLQFQKDPSMSAVDIDIDDDVTSSLNTLLDTRPDSGQGLSSDRIVWTYNAPVSSPSASERTSCCQNGSSSQSSSSSSSTEGTSPQRSLSPTSPTSVSSSVMSSNSGSRRFPPPVPTGTSASALGPSGDGTTSSASGLHPTNGDLSQSEAISNMSSPDYNDEETMDILSARDIMMVSDPSDSDSTILASEPPQRRLKAAAATASVPPASNAYTPAQENTEHRIVIQVKGPDKDATAARNTSPRQNRRRGNLSNPELVPTSTAQNTVQRPTGNTTPEFVGYQELKESEDENEALNIGNYEDKHGGASPPQSADEESDIESLHSFHYSPKAVDLPSAVRLAKRLYSLDGFKKSDVSRHLSKNNDFSRAVAEEYLRYFSFERDTLDVALRKFLAQFSLTGETQERERVLVHFSKRFLDCNPGAFNSQDAVHTLTCAIMLLNTDLHGQNIGRKMSCNEFIENLSELNDGDNFPREVLKQLYNAIKSFPLEWAFGTYWLFRDEEGDETANQAIQQGDGPAISGTGNPFLDVPNVTGATEFKKGYVMRKCCFDSNGKKTPFGKRGWKMYYCTLRELVLYLHKDEHGFRNDSLHNAIRIHHALATKASDYTKKEHVFRLQTADQAEYLFQTSDSKELQSWIDTINFVCASFSCQPLAGAVGSQRKFQRPLLPCSHTKLSPREQLRDHEERVSKLETELEEHRRHPPERGAKALTVQNYKEKDAYLHHELKRYKTYAYLLRSRLAFTEVEPSLVESSIGEVDEGSGALLNSEVALIPPPVPDRPAINSMCGLI
- the Efa6 gene encoding exchange factor for Arf 6 isoform X8, whose product is MPCFTYCLWCCCRPLDRYLSRRGDRFDYVEYIPLYQVEAGDVILRVNEVDVNRFSTKEDPAIKAHVRRLLSPGQPACDETDSTKIPHEAMTFANNPRPVSSGNGEDMEPRKPGTPELPGGSPQEPTAAKQYATRSNGSYSDASGSSELEALLPPVDSFKEEERAQWEPLSGDKFSRQKNTPRFEAYMMTGDLMLNLSRTQQSSGLLPKHQKKVDSLRYNNHHTHHHHNHHNHHHHNSVPTSPNEMLGHHRAYKCTGSNSASTSPVGISKRESGQCPGQSDTSKQNAASFGYSSGFVRTSRSEDHLQFQKDPSMSAVDIDIDDDVTSSLNTLLDTRPDSGQGLSSDRIVWTYNAPVSSPSASERTSCCQNGSSSQSSSSSSSTEGTSPQRSLSPTSPTSVSSSVMSSNSGSRRFPPPVPTGTSASALGPSGDGTTSSASGLHPTNGDLSQSEAISNMSSPDYNDEETMDILSARDIMMVSDPSDSDSTILASEPPQRRLKAAAATASVPPASNAYTPAQENTEHRIVIQVKGPDKDATAARNTSPRQNRRRGNLSNPELVPTSTAQNTVQRPTGNTTPEFVGYQELKESEDENEALNIGNYEDKHGGASPPQSADEESDIESLHSFHYSPKAVDLPSAVRLAKRLYSLDGFKKSDVSRHLSKNNDFSRAVAEEYLRYFSFERDTLDVALRKFLAQFSLTGETQERERVLVHFSKRFLDCNPGAFNSQDAVHTLTCAIMLLNTDLHGQNIGRKMSCNEFIENLSELNDGDNFPREVLKQLYNAIKSFPLEWAFGTYWLFRDEEGDETANQAIQQGDGPAISGTGNPFLDVPNVTGATEFKKGYVMRKCCFDSNGKKTPFGKRGWKMYYCTLRELVLYLHKDEHGFRNDSLHNAIRIHHALATKASDYTKKEHVFRLQTADQAEYLFQTSDSKELQSWIDTINFVCASFSCQPLAGAVGSQRKFQRPLLPCSHTKLSPREQLRDHEERVSKLETELEEHRRHPPERGAKALTVQNYKEKDAYLHHELKRYKTYAYLLRSRLAFTEVEPSLVESSIGEVDEGSGALLNSEVALIPPPVPDRPAINRYSYRAAIYNRNLLNGQDYGGDIG
- the Efa6 gene encoding exchange factor for Arf 6 isoform X3 is translated as MPCFTYCLWCCCRPLDRYLSRRGDRFDYVEYIPLYQVEAGDVILRVNEVDVNRFSTKEVLKCLRLSSDPVTLKLRRDPAIKAHVRRLLSPGQPACDETDSTKIPHEAMTFANNPRPVSSGNGEDMEPRKPGTPELPGGSPQEPTAAKQYATRSNGSYSDASGSSELEALLPPVDSFKEEERAQWEPLSGDKFSRQKNTPRFEAYMMTGDLMLNLSRTQQSSGLLPKHQKKVDSLRYNNHHTHHHHNHHNHHHHNSVPTSPNEMLGHHRAYKCTGSNSASTSPVGISKRESGQCPGQSDTSKQNAASFGYSSGFVRTSRSEDHLQFQKDPSMSAVDIDIDDDVTSSLNTLLDTRPDSGQGLSSDRIVWTYNAPVSSPSASERTSCCQNGSSSQSSSSSSSTEGTSPQRSLSPTSPTSVSSSVMSSNSGSRRFPPPVPTGTSASALGPSGDGTTSSASGLHPTNGDLSQSEAISNMSSPDYNDEETMDILSARDIMMVSDPSDSDSTILASEPPQRRLKAAAATASVPPASNAYTPAQENTEHRIVIQVKGPDKDATAARNTSPRQNRRRGNLSNPELVPTSTAQNTVQRPTGNTTPEFVGYQELKESEDENEALNIGNYEDKHGGASPPQSADEESDIESLHSFHYSPKAVDLPSAVRLAKRLYSLDGFKKSDVSRHLSKNNDFSRAVAEEYLRYFSFERDTLDVALRKFLAQFSLTGETQERERVLVHFSKRFLDCNPGAFNSQDAVHTLTCAIMLLNTDLHGQNIGRKMSCNEFIENLSELNDGDNFPREVLKQLYNAIKSFPLEWAFGTYWLFRDEEGDETANQAIQQGDGPAISGTGNPFLDVPNVTGATEFKKGYVMRKCCFDSNGKKTPFGKRGWKMYYCTLRELVLYLHKDEHGFRNDSLHNAIRIHHALATKASDYTKKEHVFRLQTADQAEYLFQTSDSKELQSWIDTINFVCASFSCQPLAGAVGSQRKFQRPLLPCSHTKLSPREQLRDHEERVSKLETELEEHRRHPPERGAKALTVQNYKEKDAYLHHELKRYKTYAYLLRSRLAFTEVEPSLVESSIGEVDEGSGALLNSEVALIPPPVPDRPAINRYSYRAAIYNRNLLNGQDYGGDIG
- the Efa6 gene encoding exchange factor for Arf 6 isoform X4, producing the protein MPCFTYCLWCCCRPLDRYLSRRGDRFDYVEYIPLYQVEAGDVILRVNEVDVNRFSTKEVLKCLRLSSDPVTLKLRRDPAIKAHVRRLLSPGQPACDETDSTKIPHEAMTFANNPRPVSSGNGEDMEPRKPGTPELPGGSPQEPTAAKQYATRSNGSYSDASGSSELEALLPPVDSFKEEERAQWEPLSGDKFSRQKNTPRFEAYMMTGDLMLNLSRTQQSSGLLPKHQKKVDSLRYNNHHTHHHHNHHNHHHHNSVPTSPNEMLGHHRAYKCTGSNSASTSPVGISKRESGQCPGQSDTSKQNAASFGYSSGFVRTSRSEDHLQFQKDPSMSAVDIDIDDDVTSSLNTLLDTRPDSGQGLSSDRIVWTYNAPVSSPSASERTSCCQNGSSSQSSSSSSSTEGTSPQRSLSPTSPTSVSSSVMSSNSGSRRFPPPVPTGTSASALGPSGDGTTSSASGLHPTNGDLSQSEAISNMSSPDYNDEETMDILSARDIMMVSDPSDSDSTILASEPPQRRLKAAAATASVPPASNAYTPAQENTEHRIVIQVKGPDKDATAARNTSPRQNRRRGNLSNPELVPTSTAQNTVQRPTGNTTPEFVGYQELKESEDENEALNIGNYEDKHGGASPPQSADEESDIESLHSFHYSPKAVDLPSAVRLAKRLYSLDGFKKSDVSRHLSKNNDFSRAVAEEYLRYFSFERDTLDVALRKFLAQFSLTGETQERERVLVHFSKRFLDCNPGAFNSQDAVHTLTCAIMLLNTDLHGQNIGRKMSCNEFIENLSELNDGDNFPREVLKQLYNAIKSFPLEWALDEEGDETANQAIQQGDGPAISGTGNPFLDVPNVTGATEFKKGYVMRKCCFDSNGKKTPFGKRGWKMYYCTLRELVLYLHKDEHGFRNDSLHNAIRIHHALATKASDYTKKEHVFRLQTADQAEYLFQTSDSKELQSWIDTINFVCASFSCQPLAGAVGSQRKFQRPLLPCSHTKLSPREQLRDHEERVSKLETELEEHRRHPPERGAKALTVQNYKEKDAYLHHELKRYKTYAYLLRSRLAFTEVEPSLVESSIGEVDEGSGALLNSEVALIPPPVPDRPAINRYSYRAAIYNRNLLNGQDYGGDIG